The following proteins come from a genomic window of Lycium ferocissimum isolate CSIRO_LF1 chromosome 4, AGI_CSIRO_Lferr_CH_V1, whole genome shotgun sequence:
- the LOC132053874 gene encoding uncharacterized mitochondrial protein AtMg00810-like, which yields MGFLQSHYGYNLLTKRSGGELVMILIYVDDLLLTGNSKELVNQAREDLQKSFKIKDLGELKFFLGIEVARSKKGIVLCQRKYALELIQEAGLSGAKPGGTPLELSQKLTCVEYDQCIPNEAADSDEALRDASAHQRLVGRLLYLTMTSLDLAFSVQMLSQFMHSPKVSHMEATLRAARYVKGNPGLGLFMPAEHSDQLVAYYDSDWEHACRLKDL from the coding sequence ATGGGCTTTTTACAAAGCCACTATGGTTACAATTTGTTGACAAAAAGGTCAGGTGGTGAGCTggttatgattttgatttatGTGGATGATTTACTACTGACAGGAAACAGTAAAGAGCTAGTTAATCAAGCTAGAGAAGATCTGCAGAAAAGTTTCAAAATAAAGGACTTGGGAGAACTCAAGTTCTTTCTGGGAATTGAAGTGGCTAGATCAAAGAAAGGCATTGTGTTGTGTCAAAGAAAGTATGCTTTGGAACTGATACAAGAAGCAGGTCTGAGTGGAGCAAAGCCTGGTGGCACTCCACTTGAATTGAGCCAAAAACTGACCTGTGTAGAGTATGATCAATGCATCCCAAATGAAGCAGCTGACAGTGATGAAGCTCTAAGAGATGCTAGTGCACATCAGAGACTGGTGGGAAGATTGTTATATCTTACAATGACAAGTCTAGACCTAGCTTTCTCAGTCCAAATGTTAAGTCAATTTATGCATAGTCCTAAGGTGTCTCACATGGAAGCAACACTTAGGGCTGCGAGATATGTTAAAGGCAACCCTGGACTTGGTTTGTTCATGCCTGCAGAACATTCAGATCAACTAGTTGCCTACTATGATAGTGACTGGGAGCATGCTTGTAGACTAAAAGATCTATAA
- the LOC132051969 gene encoding zeatin O-glucosyltransferase-like, with protein MAMNSSDNNILQLNEVIVAMVPWPEHGHLNPLFLLSRFIASHNIPVHFLSLTARNQDLKKRLQGAQRNASDDNLHFSNLSASESDKDVLLEKLGESICEKCHELSKNTKRLVIIHDCLMITYIGDLCSIPNLKCYFFHSISSFVRYSTLRQVIDIVDEGQDKLIQQLGDEFPTVESTFGPNLEEYIKEEREWKLSSGVIMNSFRELEGKYLDSLSIYVDNNKPLWCLGPFHMLLESSIDIRDTSAQHVCLEFLDKQDVKSVLFVSFGTTTTLSQEQVNELALGLEQSNHKFIWVIREADDERMDMENNSEGKDVKIELPKGFEERVKGRGMVVRNWAPQLEILGHPSTGGFMSHCGWNSCMESISMGVPIASWPIHVDQPYNTVFVTNVLKIGISVWNWTRREEVVPAAAIEKAVKTLMGTPEGDKMRQRAVELSNKIKNSVSHGGLARKEVEYFISSITNN; from the coding sequence ATGGCTATGAACTCATCAGACAATAATATTCTTCAGCTCAATGAAGTAATAGTAGCCATGGTTCCATGGCCTGAACACGGCCATCTGAACCCACTATTTCTTCTTTCTCGCTTCATCGCTTCCCATAACATTCCAGTACACTTCCTCAGCCTCACTGCCCGAAACCAAGATCTGAAAAAACGCCTTCAAGGTGCACAAAGAAATGCCAGTGATGACAATTTACATTTTTCTAACCTCTCCGCTTCTGAGAGTGATAAAGACGTGTTGTTGGAAAAACTAGGGGAATCTATTTGTGAAAAATGCCATGAACTCTCgaaaaacacaaaaagattGGTCATCATTCATGATTGTTTGATGATAACTTACATAGGGGATTTGTGTTCAATTCCCAACTTAAAGTGTTATTTTTTCCACTCTATTTCATCTTTCGTTAGGTATTCGACTCTACGGCAAGTTATTGATATAGTTGATGAAGGTCAGGACAAATTGATTCAGCAATTAGGCGACGAGTTTCCAACTGTGGAGAGCACTTTTGGCCCTAATTTGGAGGAGTATATAAAAGAAGAACGCGAATGGAAGTTAAGTTCTGGAGTTATCATGAACTCCTTCAGAGAATTGGAAGGCAAGTATCTTGATTCACTTTCTATTTATGTAGATAATAATAAGCCATTGTGGTGTCTTGGTCCATTTCACATGCTACTCGAATCTTCAATTGATATTCGCGATACAAGTGCTCAACATGTATGCCTGGAATTTCTCGATAAGCAAGATGTTAAGTCGGTACTATTCGTGTCATTTGGAACCACCACTACATTATCACAGGAGCAAGTGAATGAGCTCGCGCTTGGTTTAGAACAGAGCAATCATAAGTTTATATGGGTAATAAGAGAAGCGGACGATGAAAGGATGGACATGGAGAATAATTCCGAGGGGAAAGATGTGAAGATTGAATTGCCAAAAGGGTTCGAAGAAAGAGTAAAAGGGAGAGGAATGGTGGTGAGAAATTGGGCACCCCAATTGGAAATCTTGGGTCATCCATCTACAGGCGGGTTTATGAGTCATTGTGGATGGAACTCTTGTATGGAAAGCATTAGTATGGGAGTTCCCATAGCATCTTGGCCAATTCATGTTGACCAACCTTATAACACCGTGTTTGTAACGAACGTGTTAAAGATTGGAATCTCCGTGTGGAATTGGACTCGCAGAGAGGAAGTAGTACCAGCGGCAGCTATTGAGAAAGCTGTCAAGACTTTGATGGGTACGCCAGAAGGGGACAAGATGAGGCAGAGGGCTGTGGAGTTGAGtaataaaatcaagaactcTGTTAGCCATGGAGGACTTGCACGCAAGGAGGTGGAATATTTCATCTCTAGTATTACCAATAACTAA